The segment CAATTAAGTACAATCTAGAGGAGCTAtatcaggtaggctatgtgttttatgtatttgtttaatcctttagtaatattatatatggaatctaatgttatttattccctTTTATCTTTCCAGGCTGTTGAAAACCTGTGCTCCCATAAGATATCTGCTAAGCTTTATAAACAGCTCAGAGTGGTCTGTGAAGACCATATCAAGGCACAGATTGACCAGTTCAGAGAATATCCTTTTCCTTGCTACACATTTATATTCAGTTTCTTGCTGTATTGCTGTATAGGTGGAGAGACTGAAAGTAAAAAGCATGAACCAAGGCTCAAAAATGATATGATTATTATTAGAAACACATTATTGTACACTGTCCTTAagttggggtcagtaatatttttaaaatgtttttgaaagaagtctcttatgttcaccaagactgcatttatttgatcaaaaatacagtataaagagtaattttgtgaaatattattacaatttaaaatattataaaatataaatcttttaaacaatagctgaaAGTTTGGCATAACCTCCATCAGCGCTTTTGCTAAAAAACTGGCATATGGTGCAAATGATGATCTAAAAATATGAGGAAACATTTTAAGAAAATTATGAGATGAGGTCAGTCACTGGTATTTAATTAGGACTCTCTTGTTATAGACTGCTAATCATAATTGTGGTATAAAGCCATTTAACTTAACTCTTATCCTACGGATGCCCTAGACAGTGTTCTGTTCCTCAAGAAAATAGACAAATGCTGGCAAGATCACTGCAGACAAATGGTTAGTAAAGTATATCTCCTCACTACATTTATATTGAATAAGTtgaaagttgttgtttttatgaaatgCACCTATGTTTAGTTGTTTACCTgtttgcaaaaatgctttttataCAAAACATTGTCTTTTCTTGTAGATCATGATTAGgagtatatttttgtttttggatcGCACATATGTTTTACAAAATTCAATGCTGCCATCAATCTGGTAAGTGTCCACTCTTGGTGAAAGATATTGAATTTGTAACACTGGCAGTGTCACCCATGCTGTCTTTATTTACCAGTGCTTTGTTGCTCCTACCTCTGGTGATTAAATATACACTTGTGTTTCATCTTTAGGGACATGGGCTTGGAGTTGTTTCGTTTCTATATCATCAGCGACCTGAAGGTGCAGAGTAAGACAATCGATGGGATTCTGCTTCTTATTGAGAGAGAGCGGAGTGGAGAGGCTGTAGACCGCAGTCTCCTGAGGAGTCTTCTGAGCATGCTCTCAGATCTGCAGGTTAGGTCACCTGCTTTCTCATTTGTGCTCAGTGTTGTATGTTGTGTTGtatgtttatattgtatttatggCATAATGTtgaaaaacacaaatttttaatactattaataataattttgacttgCCCTTCAATTTTGCTGTGTATCCATATGTATCCCGATACAGAGGCCACGATATGGGTCTGCACTAAATTTCACCTCATCAGAATTTAGTATAGCAGCTGTTCATTAAACACTGCATATTATAGGGCTATTGCTAACTATAGGCAGAGCAGGCAGTTGCCCTCTGCATTATGAAGGGCCTCTGTAGCACTGTATAACAATATAGGTTTCATGTTACCATTGGGCATTCCCCACCAGGTACAATATTCCAATTGTTTTCTTCTTGTTTAAgcacattaataataatgtactcattctaatatattaataaaatcatCTTTACATTGCTGGTAGGTTATCATTGCACAAATTAACACTcaacatttgaggaaaattatGCACTTTCTTCACTGTAGCTCACGCACACACATTCATTATTTCTGTATTGCTCAAGTGTGAATCTCTGATTAAGGGGTTGCGTCTCTTGATATCAGGCCACCCCAGTTAGGTTCCTCTGTGGATCAGATTAAAACTTGTTCTAGTCTATGTATTATATTCTATTAATTAATTTCAGCACAGGTTCACTGCTGCGTATGTGCTGCGGAAGCAGCTGTATCGATATCGACAATTAGTATGTGACGATACTATATTTCTTGTTGCCTGCTCAATTTCAATGTCATAACCAATATAAAGTCATTAAACCCAATAACTCAAATGTGACGGGCAAGAACAAAATAGAAGTATTTTGTACAGTCTGGTTCagcaatgtatttttatatttgatacaaatatttgtatttatgtttatattagaTGTTAActtgagaatatttttttttttttttttttacaaaacatttgCTTAAACAGTAGTATGTGATGCAAAACATGAAgaattatgaatattaatacatttttagggACATATTAATGTAAGTGTTCATaattcacatttttgcttttaaacaCTCAATATCCATGGTTCCATTTATCTCCATGGTAATGTCCTTACtgtaaaaacttttattttcttaaacTGAGGGATGGGTCAAAATATTATCAGtattaatcaacattatgccacatgcaattttttttttttactcagaaTTGATCATGTAgcatattttaaagcattaatgaaagttattttattatatttaatttacttaaaaaaataggATTGCTGTTTACTTTAATATTACAGGGTTATTTTGGTTTTCTGTACGTGAATCAAAACCATGGCAAATCTTGTACAGCTCTTGTGAGATTTTGTCTTGATTCCTGATGTCATTCAGCCCTTAAATTCAGCCCTTAAATTAACAGGCCAAACCTGTTAGTGTTAGTAGGCTATTGTTGTAATCACACCTTTGCTCCTTTTATGACAGATTTATCAGGATTCATTTGAGCAACGCTTTCTGGAGGAGACAAATCGACTGTATGCTGCAGAGGGCCAGAGGCTCATGCAGGAAAGAGAGGTTCgtttttttcgtgtttttttttttttttttttttcccctcattgtTGTATCATTAATTCTGtggaagtatttttttttggcatgtCTCATTAACTGGAAGTTAGTTTAAACTGATACTTTGCTGCAGGCTGgatttgtaattattatttttaaatgatgtaCTCGCCCTCAATAGTTTCAAAATGACTTGCACCCCTTCTTCGTTAggctgttatttttttctgtggaacacaaacaaaaatgaaataatctTTTCCATACAGTCACAGTTCATTGTGACCACAGGCTGTTAAGTtccaaaaaaagacaaaaaagtaaAGTATTCCATTAGATTTGTTCTAGTCTCCTGTGGCCATATGTCTTTGAGAAGATTACCAGTGAATAAGTCATACAGACCACTTTTCTGATGCTTTTCTGTCTGCTTTGGTCTCTAGGAACTGTGAttgtaaaaatatctaaatgaaaatgtttcacaatatagataaacatttgttatttatgtttttgtgaaatataCTTTTAATTAGATTTATCCCCTCATccccaaaatatttttgtttcaggTGCCAGAGTATCTCCATCATGTCAACAAACGTCTGGAAGAGGAGGCAGACAGAGTCATTACATACTTAGACCAGAGCACACAGTAAATATGCAGAGAATATGACTAATAAAAGTCCTTAAGCTGGCAAAACAATATGTGAAtgtttattatctttatttgtagAAAACACCTCATTGCCACAGTGGAAAAGCAACTGCTTGGAGAACACCTCACTGCAATACTTCAGAAAGGTATCAAAAAAAGACTGACATTGTATTTCTTGTTTAAAATTAGAAGTGATTTACATAAGTGATTGTTTTCTTGGCAAACTCTAGGTTTAAATAACCTGTTGGATGAGAACCGTATTCTGGATCTGTCTCTGCTGTATCAGCTCTTCAGTCGTGTGAGAGGCGGCGTCCAGGTTCTGCTGCAACATTGGATTGAGTACATAAAGGTGTGCAAGGGACACTTCTAGATCACATAACACATCTGGATATTGTGTGCACATTCAGGTTCACAAGTCATGTTTTCTATGTCTCAGGCCTTTGGAAGCACAATTGTCATCAACCCAGAGAAAGACAAGACGATGGTTCAGGAGCTTTTGGATTTCAAGGATAAAGTCGATCACATCATCGATGTATGTTTCATGAAGAATGAGAAGTTTGTAAATGGCATGAAGGAGGCCTTCGAGACCTTTATCAACAAACGGCCGAACAAACCTGCAGAGCTCATAGGTCAGTTCACAAATGTTGTTTTCCCACCAATCATTAGttgtgtttccatccaaagttgcaaatttttcttttgcacaaaattTGAATATcgaacatttgcgaataaagcagcATTTCCATCCCATGTTGTTCTGGGAAATTGCCGTATCTGTAATACAAATGGAATTTGGCTCTTTTTTCCAACATCATAAATGATTTGCGCCTCAGAGCACGCAGACGAAACGCAATAAACACTGTGATGTTCTCTTGCATTTGGATACCTGGTGTTTGGGAATGCAATCGTGCGAGACACTCCTGGGAGGGAATTAatccaaatcattctgatgacagactttgtttgattcaggcatttcagaatgatcaaaccaacatttgagatgctgtgcagTGAAATTGAACCACTGCTTAGttcagttatccaatcacatttGTTGAGGCAAAGTAATTTAATCAATAAAACTCTTTGGTCAATTAAGCAAGGTCATCATTAGAGTGCAGAGTTTTGAGGTGTGTGCAGCTCATGCACGCAAAACATCCAGCAGAcatgtggaaaaaaaatgaagcaaGCGCGCCGTACTTGCATATTACGCCGTCTGCTCTCTAAACGTTCATGCGTATGTGCTGATGTCATAAACCATTTGGTCAGTGCAGCGCTGCTTCAAGTCAAACACACCTAATGACTTAACTTAATTAACCAAGGGTCAGAAAAGACAGAAGCAAGTGATTTTACTGAACATAAGAACTTGCTTGTGTAAACGCCgcaataaaaatacatacattaaaTGAGTAATAAGATCCTAGTGGATGATTGATGATCTTCCAGTGCTTTTTCAGCTGTGTGCTCCTTTTCTGTGGTGCATGGTAAATCAAAGCCTGTCAATCTGAGCGATCAAACCAATCCAAGCCACACTCCAGCTGTAAAACGGTGTCCGAATGGTCTCTACACATCGTCCCTACCCACTATACCCAAGATCCAGTTTCCATTGGTTGGACTTTCAAATGATGTTGGAAAACACGTGACCACGACGTGATCAGAATAAGGATGTCCTATAGCTTTAGGCAAGCAGCATGTCACTCAGTGATCTGATTGCAATGTTGTGTTTGGGCCACCTGCCTTATATAAAGGTGCGATCCCGAAGTTACAAACAAAAAACGGCCGCAAAATCCTGTATACGTGGCATGTATTGGCGGCTCTTTTTCATACAAATACTAAGTGTAATTTGGTCTCTAACTGAAACCAATATGCCTGTTGTATTCTGCTacctttttaacattataaaacatgTATATCTGTTATGTAAGATGATTTTACAGATCACGTTTTCATGTAAAGCAGTTATTTTTTCAGGCAATGAAAATGGAGCCCTTCTAATATGTCCACAAATTTAAAAGCACTTGTTTAGTGATGGTCATATTCCCTATATTCACTGTAAAGCCAAGCTTCTAAACTTTAAAACGAAACCTGTTTTGTGTTGGTTAAGCAAGTGGCTAAGTAACGTTATGACTTATTAGCGCCCCCTACTTCAGATTTAAGAGGCTGGTTAACGATTAATTGATCGTTAATTTAAACAATGATCGATTGTGCAAATTTATGTAAATTGACATACCTAGCCTCATCTGAgtgcatatgttttttttgttttgtttttgtttttatgcacaATTTTAGAATTTGTGCATCTTGGTAtttccatccagcattttttttttttatacgaTATTCAAAAATGCACATAATAGTAGGTAGATGGAAACATTGCTATTGAGGGTTTTTATTTGATTGAGAGCTTGCAAATTAATATTCACTAATGTTGAGATTTTATATTTTAGCAAAATATGTGGATTCAAAGCTTCGTGCTGGAAACAAAGAAGCAACTGATGAGGAACTCGAGAAAATGCTGGACAAGATAATGATCATATTCAGGTTCATTTACGGTAATACATTTAAACTTAATGCTCTATTCCAAAGGCCTAGAGAGTTTTCAATTATTAAACAACTGTCTAAGCTTCATAGACTTTCTCATTTCTCTCTTTtagggaaagatgtctttgagGCCTTCTACAAGAAAGACTTAGCAAAGAGGTTACTGGTGGGAAAGAGTGCCTCTGTAGATGCAGAGAAATCAATGCTGTCAAAACTGAAGCATGGTAAATTACATTTCTCTTTTCATGTTTGATTCTTAAACCATCCCATCATTATCACAGGTGTTTCAACTGACTGAAGCCAATTGTTTTTCTTGTAGAATGTGGAGCTGCATTTACTAGTAAACTGGAAGGAATGTTCAAAGACATGGAGCTGTCAAAAGATATTATGGTGCAGTTCAaacaagtaataataatatattttatttttttttattttatttatgttctcTTTTTGTGCCTAGTCACATCTTACAAATATCTCTTTTTGATTCTGCACCTCAGCACATGCAATGCCAAAATATTCCCGGGAACATTGAGCTGACAGTTAACATCCTCACCATGGGTTATTGGCCAACATACGTCCCTATGGAAGTGCATCTGCCTCCAGAGGTCTGTTCTAATCAATATTGAGAAGTGGGAGCTTTTGTCAGCTTCTAAtcaattacattattattaataaatgatcttTTTTTAATCCCCTTCACTCTCCAGATGGTGAAATTGCAGGAGATTTTCAAAACGTTTTACCTTGGCAAACACAGCGGACGGAAACTACAGTGGCAGTCGACGTTAGGACATTGTGTTTTAAAGGCAGAATTCAAAGAGGTAatgcacattttattttgaaaatagcaACTGGGCATGATTACCAGACTATTGGTAGCTGATCGTAACATATAAAACAAGTTTAATTAATTGAAAATGACTCTTTCTAAAGGTTTCTTAGAAAAATTACTGGCTGTAAGAaaaccattttttctttttcacaggGCAAAAAAGAGCTTCAGGTGTCTCTGTTTCAGACATTAGTTCTGCTTATGTTTAATGAAGGGGAGGAGTTCTCTCTGGAGGACATTAAACTGGCTACAGGCATTGGTATGGATAATTGTGACAAACAAACTTTGTCTTGTAAAATTTGTGTTGCAATTTATCCCATTCCATTTAATGCTAATCTTTAAGTTAAATCTCACAGCCTTTTGCAaactttcaaaatgtttaaCAAATTTGACAAAAGATCCtcagataaataaaaatacacaaacatttgcAGAGGACAGTGAGCTGAGGCGGACTCTGCAGTCTCTGGCCTGTGGGAAGGCGCGTGTCCTTACCAAAATCCCAAAGAGTAAAGACGTAGAAGATGGAGACAAGTTCTCATGTAATGATGACTTCAAACACAAACTCTTCAGGATTAAAATCAACCAGATCCAGATGAAAGAAACGGTACTGTCCGGCACACCTGTCATTTTGATTGCTGTTGTGCTGTTGGCCTCTTGGTCTCATCCTTGTTTGCTGTCTCTCATAGGTGGAGGAGCAAGCCAGCACTACAGAGAGAGTATTCCAGGACCGTCAGTACCAAATCGATGCTGCCATTGTTCGAATCATGAAGATGAGGAAAACTCTCAGCCATAATCTTCTGGTATCTGAAGTGTATAACCAACTTAAATTCCCAGTCAAGGTGAGGTCACAGAAATGTTTTGCTTGCACAGTTAGTCAAGAAGTTTCACTTCTGTTTGTGATGACACTTAGTAATGGATAGGATATAAATGGATACCGTGCAGctaatatatataaactgtGAGTTAGCAGCCAGGCAAAACAAGAATACTGCAACAATCTGCAAGTAAGATTTATTGTGCAATGTAGACTGCTTCGTGCATTATAATAAGGGTATTTACAATCACGTGTTGCACATTATctgtcaaagtttttttttttttctttctttctgttaaGAGGGGCAAgtatgtattaaagatttatacaagtatgtataaaagttttgggtcaatacgattttttttccccccaaagaaattaatatttaggAATGATccattaatttgattaaaattgacagtaaaggcctggtttcacagacaagtttagattaagccaggattaggccaattaagtagcttttataaacattccttcggaaaaaaaacatttctgatgtgcatcttaagacaaaacaacgacattgacatattttaagacatgtcagtgcaagttgctttcagttaaaacagctcaaacatgcattttagtctgggactaggtttaatccttgtctgtgaaactgggggttaGTGTGTTAaaagatttgtatttcaaataaatgatcttgttcaaataaatgataaatgttctttttaaactctatttatcaaagaatcctggaaaaaaaaaaggtttccacaagcagcaaaaactgtcttcaaaattgataatactaaaaaataattaatgagcagcaaatcagcatattagaatgatgaaggatcatgtgacattgaagactggagtaatgatgctgaaaattcagctttgccatcacaaaaaatattaaaatagaaaagttattttaaatggtaatatttcacaatattcctgtttttactgtatttttgatcaaatagtTGCAGCCTTGAATAGTTGTGTATAAAAGCACAATCACAGGAACACTTTTTAGCTTATGGAATTTTTAGCCTACATAATGAATATGACATAATAATGTGAATTCTTTTAGCACAAATAATCATGATTACAGTCAAGggaaataatcaacattttatgATTTGTTATAATCATTTAGATGGCACTTAAATTGTTGACagataaatcttttttttccatctCAAGATTTTAtgtaatatgaaaatatgaataatgTTCTTAATGTCACTAAAACTGGAAATTAGCCCATGACTAATTTCATATAAATCATATGCCACTGTCACTAAATTTTGCTTCATCTTTTTGCAGCCTGCTGATCTGAAGAAGAGGATAGAGTCACTTATTGACAGGGACTACATGGAAAGGGATAAGGAGAATCCCAATCAATACAACTATGTGgcttagagagagagagagaataagagGGGAAGATGAGGGATGGTAGAAATGACAGGAGGAAGATGCTCTCAGTGACGTTGTTTACTTCCCTTAGCACATGGAACCCCTTATTCCAGTTTTTGTTCACATTACCATCTTCACCACAGTGACCAACAACTGAATCAGTTTTCTCTTCATGGCTTTGACAGGGTAGGGTGTGTTTTATTTCCCTCAGAAAGGAAtgtccaaacaaaacaaaaaataattttgttacaATGCTTCAAAGAATTGGACTAACCTGAGCTTAAaaagaaaagttatttattttcagactCTGTTTCATGGCtgttgtttgtctgttttttttttttctttttctttcttcttatTTCATTGTTaacccacaaaaatattataacattaCCTGTGCAAAGAAAACCAGAACCTGATTTTGACTCATTTGTTCAGTCAGTGTTGTATTGGGTAGCAGTGTATGAACATTGAAAACAGGTTTTCTCTTTGCCAATGTTTGATAAATTTGTACAATGAAAAGAAAGTTCAGCTGATTGGTCACAAGCGATTTATGTTCTGTGAATGTGATTTATTGATCAATAGAACAATTGAGGCTGATTGGAAATTTCACAGTATGTGCCAAGATTAGATAAATCAAGCACTTGTTTTGTTTGTAGGAATGTTAACGCTGCTAAACACTAACTTGTACATCTTCCTTTTTCCCCCCTGCTTACACCTCACATTTCCTCCtcttgtttattttgtatatacattttacaCACAACTTTGATGTTTGACACTCTCGACTACATTgcaactgcatttttttttctttggaaacTCAGAACAAGCACAGCAGCATCATTTTATCATCCTAGTGTTTCCAAGTTTATATATCCCTTAAGTTCTGAATTAGGCCTATTTACTGAGAAGCTCCTCTGTGTGGCATCACTGGATCTGTCTGTGGAAGTTTTGGCAGTGGTGTTTTGAGAAATCATACTAAAGTGGACAGTCGTCCAGTGTCTGGAAAAGTATGCTTGTTTTTATTGCCTCAGAATAAACAACTGTATGTGTTTCCATGATCTTGTCCCTCTGATCAGTGATTGTGATATTTCTTGGATGATGAGAAATGAATACTTCTAAATAACTAAATGAACCGAAGAAGCATCGGACATCATAAATTGGCAGtcctttattattttcattaatacATTGAACATAATGTTAGGTATTTTACTTAATAACCATACAAAACTTGATATGTCTTGATATATTAATATCGAATTTGGCTGAGATTATAATTCAAGGCAAGACACATAAGGCAAAACcattgtggtttttttttttttccatgttctgatcaattttgagattttggacTGTTTTGCTTCCATAATGCATCATCTAAGACTACTGggaagaaaacatccaaaatacacattaTCTATTTGCACCTGTGGATTTCATATAATTTATCTGATTTATATAACATTCTCGccaggtttcacagacaaggtttaaTAGTCCTatactaaaatgcatgtttgagcctttttaactgaaagcaacttgtactgacatatcttaaaatatgccagtgccattgttttgtctcaagatgcacaccagtaatgtttttttttctagtgtatgtttataaaagctacttaaatatccaaattgaaggcctaatcctggtttaggctaacccaggtgaaaaaaaaagtacacttctgtAATGTACTtgaagtgctctattttcacatactaattttgtacttaatatactaaaaattcttcttaagtgtttcttaagatcatcttaagaacatctaagtgtactcaactgtgctattttgagacaccatgaaatatgaactaaaatgtgcttttaatatactatctctgtatttagaAAATGTATTTAGCTACCACTTTTAGTACACTATGGTttcaaatgtaatataagtggtgtctaaatacattttttaaatatagatatagtataattaaagcacattttagttcatatttcatggtgtctcaaaatagcagagttgagtacacttattagatgttcttaagattatcttaagaagtactaaagtacatttttttttgtatattaagtacaaaattagtgcgctaaaatagagcactttaagtacattatagaaatgtattttttattcacctgggatttttttttctggctgttgacaTATTTTCTGGATTTTTTATGGATTGCTAAAAATAGATATCCAGAACCCCCTTTCTAAAACTTTTAAATCTGTCAGCAAAATTAAACATGAATTTTGAACCAGGCTTCATTCAATGTTCATATTTCTGTTCTGAAAATGTATGCAAaatagtgcatatttaattagataaaatattttgcatatttcaacaaaacattttagaaaacaaCATATAATACAAAACAATTGTCTTAATGTGCTGGGatcagttatttta is part of the Megalobrama amblycephala isolate DHTTF-2021 linkage group LG23, ASM1881202v1, whole genome shotgun sequence genome and harbors:
- the cul4b gene encoding cullin-4B isoform X1, which translates into the protein MFPTGLPSPNPPPPAQEPKPAASDVHNDSSLTSSKKRKINSSEKEDIDSISSSPKAICNSSSTTSCSSSSQQQQHIQKKLRFEDPLDLIGLDVKMAEESCNPAESCSKARNVFLTGGVGHHANGLTKSVGSATFSNSKPGAAKKLVIKNFKEKPKLPENYTNETWQKLKEAVEAIQNSTSIKYNLEELYQAVENLCSHKISAKLYKQLRVVCEDHIKAQIDQFREDALDSVLFLKKIDKCWQDHCRQMIMIRSIFLFLDRTYVLQNSMLPSIWDMGLELFRFYIISDLKVQSKTIDGILLLIERERSGEAVDRSLLRSLLSMLSDLQIYQDSFEQRFLEETNRLYAAEGQRLMQEREVPEYLHHVNKRLEEEADRVITYLDQSTQKHLIATVEKQLLGEHLTAILQKGLNNLLDENRILDLSLLYQLFSRVRGGVQVLLQHWIEYIKAFGSTIVINPEKDKTMVQELLDFKDKVDHIIDVCFMKNEKFVNGMKEAFETFINKRPNKPAELIAKYVDSKLRAGNKEATDEELEKMLDKIMIIFRFIYGKDVFEAFYKKDLAKRLLVGKSASVDAEKSMLSKLKHECGAAFTSKLEGMFKDMELSKDIMVQFKQHMQCQNIPGNIELTVNILTMGYWPTYVPMEVHLPPEMVKLQEIFKTFYLGKHSGRKLQWQSTLGHCVLKAEFKEGKKELQVSLFQTLVLLMFNEGEEFSLEDIKLATGIEDSELRRTLQSLACGKARVLTKIPKSKDVEDGDKFSCNDDFKHKLFRIKINQIQMKETVEEQASTTERVFQDRQYQIDAAIVRIMKMRKTLSHNLLVSEVYNQLKFPVKPADLKKRIESLIDRDYMERDKENPNQYNYVA
- the cul4b gene encoding cullin-4B isoform X2, with protein sequence MFPTGLPSPNPPPPAQEPKPAASDVHNDSSLTSSKKRKINSSEKEDIDSISSSPKAICNSSSTTSCSSSSQQQQHIQKKLRFEDPLDLIGLDVKMAEESCNPAESCSKARNVFLTGGVGHHANGLTKSVGSATFSNSKPGAAKKLVIKNFKEKPKLPENYTNETWQKLKEAVEAIQNSTSIKYNLEELYQAVENLCSHKISAKLYKQLRVVCEDHIKAQIDQFREDALDSVLFLKKIDKCWQDHCRQMIMIRSIFLFLDRTYVLQNSMLPSIWDMGLELFRFYIISDLKVQSKTIDGILLLIERERSGEAVDRSLLRSLLSMLSDLQIYQDSFEQRFLEETNRLYAAEGQRLMQEREVPEYLHHVNKRLEEEADRVITYLDQSTQKHLIATVEKQLLGEHLTAILQKGLNNLLDENRILDLSLLYQLFSRVRGGVQVLLQHWIEYIKAFGSTIVINPEKDKTMVQELLDFKDKVDHIIDVCFMKNEKFVNGMKEAFETFINKRPNKPAELIAKYVDSKLRAGNKEATDEELEKMLDKIMIIFRFIYGKDVFEAFYKKDLAKRLLVGKSASVDAEKSMLSKLKHECGAAFTSKLEGMFKDMELSKDIMHMQCQNIPGNIELTVNILTMGYWPTYVPMEVHLPPEMVKLQEIFKTFYLGKHSGRKLQWQSTLGHCVLKAEFKEGKKELQVSLFQTLVLLMFNEGEEFSLEDIKLATGIEDSELRRTLQSLACGKARVLTKIPKSKDVEDGDKFSCNDDFKHKLFRIKINQIQMKETVEEQASTTERVFQDRQYQIDAAIVRIMKMRKTLSHNLLVSEVYNQLKFPVKPADLKKRIESLIDRDYMERDKENPNQYNYVA